From one Neorhizobium galegae genomic stretch:
- a CDS encoding AMP-binding protein: MIQIDGRLYDHAYFDETSRRIAAQIGLAENDSGRYAVCFSEAAQWLSLFFAIRKAGASVLPIHPGTPYAAARKLAITANCDRLFYNSLTAEVLDARQEAPKPGRLLHMSSGTTGAAKCIARPWAEIDREVESYVATFREPEGMTPVIACPTTHSYGLICGILVALKRDQIPVIVETANPKFLLKVLRETERPLLYSSPAILHTLSRLLPEGEKLHAAMTSGTLLPDPWFVQIRSRSEHLFQQYGCSESGCIAINPDMRAAGDMGFVLPHLTAETGSGVDDTGEIVVRSDGGAAIHTRDLGYRRKDGMLVFVSRMDDMINVSGLNVYPGDVEDAVMAMPGVTDAVAFRKSDRFAGERVALLYSANQPVAPQDIREWCSRHLASHQLPMEMIQVADVPRQANGKISRREVAARHAAGEFTGPEAGVAS; this comes from the coding sequence ATGATCCAGATCGATGGACGGCTCTACGATCACGCCTATTTCGATGAAACATCACGACGCATCGCCGCGCAGATCGGCCTTGCTGAAAACGACAGCGGACGCTACGCGGTCTGCTTCAGCGAGGCGGCGCAATGGCTGTCCCTGTTCTTCGCCATCCGCAAGGCCGGCGCCAGCGTCCTGCCGATTCATCCCGGCACGCCCTATGCCGCCGCCCGAAAACTGGCGATCACGGCGAATTGCGACCGGCTTTTCTACAACAGCCTGACGGCCGAAGTGCTCGATGCGAGGCAAGAGGCCCCTAAGCCGGGCCGGCTGCTGCATATGAGTTCGGGAACGACCGGGGCAGCAAAATGCATCGCCCGGCCCTGGGCCGAAATCGACCGGGAAGTCGAAAGCTATGTCGCAACCTTCCGCGAACCCGAAGGCATGACGCCGGTCATCGCTTGCCCGACCACCCATTCCTACGGGCTGATCTGCGGGATTCTCGTGGCCCTTAAGCGGGACCAGATCCCCGTCATCGTCGAGACCGCCAATCCGAAATTTCTCCTGAAAGTGCTGCGCGAGACCGAGCGGCCGCTCCTCTATTCCTCCCCCGCGATCCTCCACACGCTCTCGCGGCTTTTGCCCGAGGGAGAAAAGCTTCATGCGGCGATGACCTCCGGCACACTGCTGCCCGATCCGTGGTTCGTGCAGATCCGCTCACGAAGCGAGCATCTCTTCCAGCAATATGGCTGCTCGGAATCCGGCTGCATTGCCATCAACCCGGACATGCGGGCCGCAGGCGACATGGGTTTCGTCCTGCCGCATCTGACGGCCGAGACCGGATCGGGCGTTGACGATACCGGGGAGATCGTCGTCCGGAGCGATGGCGGCGCGGCAATCCACACCCGCGACCTCGGCTACCGCCGCAAGGACGGCATGCTGGTCTTCGTGTCGCGCATGGACGACATGATCAACGTATCGGGTCTCAACGTCTATCCCGGCGACGTGGAGGATGCGGTGATGGCCATGCCTGGCGTTACCGACGCCGTCGCCTTCCGCAAGAGCGACCGTTTTGCCGGCGAACGCGTGGCCTTGCTCTACAGCGCCAATCAGCCGGTGGCACCGCAGGATATCCGCGAATGGTGCAGCCGCCATCTCGCCAGCCACCAATTGCCGATGGAAATGATCCAGGTCGCAGACGTTCCCCGCCAGGCGAACGGCAAGATCAGCCGCCGCGAGGTCGCGGCCCGCCATGCGGCCGGCGAGTTCACCGGCCCCGAAGCAGGAGTTGCCTCATGA